A genomic stretch from Euzebyales bacterium includes:
- a CDS encoding DUF4212 domain-containing protein gives MDESQRREYWRSNLRIMSILLAVWFCVSFLFGILLVVPLNNIVINGFPLGFWFAQQGSIVTFVILIGVYVWRMERLDDHYGVGREEEQRVADEVRRARERGRRP, from the coding sequence ATGGACGAATCGCAACGCCGCGAGTACTGGCGGTCGAACCTTCGGATCATGTCGATCCTGTTGGCCGTGTGGTTCTGCGTGAGCTTCCTGTTCGGGATCCTGCTCGTGGTGCCGCTGAACAACATCGTGATCAACGGGTTCCCGCTCGGCTTCTGGTTCGCCCAGCAGGGCTCGATCGTCACCTTCGTCATCCTGATCGGCGTCTACGTGTGGCGCATGGAGCGGCTCGACGACCACTACGGGGTCGGCCGCGAAGAGGAACAGCGCGTCGCGGACGAGGTGCGCAGGGCCCGCGAGAGGGGTAGG